AGAAGAAAAAGACTTGCACAGATCCAGCAGCAACAGGCAGCCCAACAGCAGATGGGCGGTGCCGATATGCAGGCAGCAATGCAGCAGGAGCAGATGCAGGCTGAGATGGAAGCAAAGAAGCAGGCTCTGATGCGTCAGATCCTGACTCCGGAAGCACGTGAGAGGCTGACAAATCTGCGTATGTCCCGCAAGGAACTTGTAGAGCA
The sequence above is a segment of the uncultured Methanolobus sp. genome. Coding sequences within it:
- a CDS encoding DNA-binding protein, yielding MTDDLEEIRRKRLAQIQQQQAAQQQMGGADMQAAMQQEQMQAEMEAKKQALMRQILTPEARERLTNLRMSRKELVEQLENQLIMLAQSGRLQTMIDDEKLKQLLVQMQPKKRETTIKRM